A single window of Candidatus Cloacimonadota bacterium DNA harbors:
- a CDS encoding copper-translocating P-type ATPase, whose amino-acid sequence MDHQNHSQSKHQHHDHSQHHQMMIKDFRKRFWISLIGTIPILILSPFVQNILQYKFEFAFANYLLFAFSGFIYFFGGWPFLTGLFKELKKKQPGMMTLIGVAITVAFGYSSATSFGLEGKTFFWELATLIDIMLLGHWIEMKSVVNASSSLKKLIELMPTDAHLIKENSIKDVKISDLNQDDIVLVRPGEKIPVDGLITEGKSHVNEAMVTGESEPVKKTENEKVIAGTINGNGSLKVKVQQLGEEAYLSKVITLVKEAQSKKSKTQHLADKIAFWLTLTSLSIGSITLIVWLSLGKSFGFALERMASVMVITCPHALGLAVPLVVAISTSISAQNGLLIRNRSAFENSRKITMFLFDKTGTLTKGNFGVTHYSSLSEKYEDKQILRFAGAVETQSEHPLASGIIQKVKSENIDLPEISDFNSITGKGIEANVEENNVKIVGPAYLKDNDIDIPQETENDELETIVFTIINDELAGYLALSDEIRPESYDAVKTLQKTGMKVYIISGDNEKVVKGVSEKLKLDGYFAGMLPEQKLEKIKQFQEEGEFVAMTGDGINDAPALATADIGIAVGSGTDVAAETADIILVNSNPKDITSLVLFGKETYKKMIQNFVWATGYNVVAIPLAAGVFYNAGIVISPALGAILMSLSTIVVAINAQLLKRKLK is encoded by the coding sequence ATGGATCATCAAAATCATAGCCAATCCAAACACCAGCATCACGATCATTCCCAGCATCATCAAATGATGATAAAAGATTTTAGAAAAAGATTCTGGATTTCACTGATCGGAACAATTCCAATTCTGATTTTATCGCCTTTTGTGCAAAATATCCTGCAATACAAATTTGAGTTTGCTTTTGCCAATTATCTACTTTTTGCTTTTTCCGGTTTTATCTACTTTTTTGGCGGTTGGCCGTTTTTGACCGGGTTATTCAAAGAACTGAAGAAAAAACAACCCGGTATGATGACCCTGATTGGAGTTGCAATCACTGTTGCTTTTGGTTATAGTTCTGCCACTTCTTTTGGCTTGGAAGGCAAAACTTTTTTCTGGGAACTGGCAACTCTTATCGACATCATGCTTCTTGGTCATTGGATCGAAATGAAATCAGTAGTAAATGCTTCCAGTTCTCTAAAGAAATTGATCGAGTTAATGCCAACCGATGCCCATCTTATAAAAGAAAATTCTATAAAAGATGTAAAGATTTCCGATCTGAATCAAGATGATATTGTTCTGGTTCGACCCGGAGAAAAAATTCCGGTTGATGGACTTATAACAGAAGGTAAAAGTCATGTAAATGAAGCGATGGTAACAGGTGAATCGGAACCTGTTAAAAAAACTGAAAATGAAAAGGTTATTGCTGGAACGATAAATGGAAACGGTTCGCTGAAAGTAAAAGTTCAACAACTGGGAGAAGAAGCTTATCTCAGCAAAGTTATCACGCTTGTAAAAGAAGCTCAATCAAAGAAATCTAAAACCCAGCATCTGGCAGACAAAATAGCTTTCTGGCTCACGCTCACATCACTCAGTATTGGTTCTATCACACTTATTGTCTGGCTCAGTTTAGGAAAGTCATTTGGTTTTGCTTTGGAACGAATGGCCAGCGTGATGGTAATAACCTGTCCTCATGCACTGGGATTAGCTGTTCCTTTGGTTGTAGCTATTTCTACTTCAATTTCGGCTCAGAACGGTTTATTGATCAGAAATCGGTCGGCATTTGAGAATTCCAGAAAAATTACTATGTTCTTATTTGATAAAACAGGAACTCTTACCAAGGGAAATTTTGGTGTTACACACTATTCTTCGTTATCAGAAAAATATGAAGACAAACAGATCCTCAGATTCGCTGGAGCAGTGGAAACACAATCTGAACATCCATTGGCTTCTGGTATTATACAGAAAGTGAAGTCGGAAAATATTGATCTACCTGAAATCAGCGATTTCAATTCGATCACTGGAAAAGGCATCGAAGCAAATGTAGAAGAAAATAATGTTAAAATTGTAGGTCCTGCATATTTAAAAGATAATGATATTGATATTCCGCAAGAAACTGAAAATGATGAATTAGAAACCATAGTTTTTACTATTATTAATGATGAATTAGCCGGCTATCTGGCACTTTCCGATGAAATTAGACCGGAATCTTATGATGCTGTAAAAACTTTGCAGAAAACCGGAATGAAAGTTTATATAATTTCGGGTGATAACGAAAAAGTTGTAAAAGGCGTTAGTGAAAAACTAAAACTGGATGGTTATTTTGCAGGTATGCTTCCAGAACAAAAACTTGAGAAAATAAAACAATTCCAGGAAGAAGGAGAATTTGTGGCGATGACCGGTGACGGTATAAATGATGCACCTGCATTGGCTACAGCAGATATTGGCATTGCAGTTGGTTCAGGAACCGATGTAGCAGCAGAAACAGCTGATATAATTCTGGTAAATAGTAATCCGAAAGATATTACTTCGCTGGTTTTATTTGGAAAAGAAACCTACAAAAAGATGATTCAGAACTTTGTTTGGGCAACGGGTTACAATGTTGTCGCAATTCCATTAGCAGCAGGAGTTTTTTATAATGCTGGTATTGTAATCAGCCCGGCTTTGGGTGCTATTTTGATGAGTTTAAGCACAATTGTGGTAGCGATAAATGCTCAACTCTTAAAAAGGAAATTGAAATAA
- the mfd gene encoding transcription-repair coupling factor: protein MFYNKINKLIDESKFLREFDELSQNSGLLVHNLNRSAKSLLLARAINKTGKNVIFVTADDKMAEEYLEDLDLMLGRDAAYFLPDYEVLPYEQRSPHYLIRAQRIETLTAAVSAEPAVFTVSIRSLLRKITASDIFGKNIITLRKNEDFDPDVLVSDLVGMGYENQFQVSKVGEIARRGGIIDVFSPNSHKPVRIEFFGDEVESIRVFSVSSQRSTGEELNKITLIPSREFSLHDLDTSEEMWQRIHKDGFYEGIELDASLLLSKTETFLQYFDVGNCLVFWDEFQFFQSYFQEILEETTELYQKIRAKYKNRKIPQPEDIFESEKFVNQIFKAYKNIFLNGSFQEFPQISNKLEAPITAQTNMHGSLEILEQEISARLEQDYHVFLQSDNKSQSKRMLDLLPQFENKMEFTIGVLQNGFNLTDARLAVFTDHEIFSRYKRKRRQAHFSKEEALVDYESLKPGDYVVHIDHGIGIYSGLKKLTVGGNTIECLTLNYAENDVVYVPTFQLSLVSKFVSEEGIAPSIHKLGSKKWENTKNRAKKQIELVAEDLIQLYAERNLRRGIAFDKDNNWQTEMEESFIYEDTPDQAIATKEIKGDMEDETPMERLLCGDVGFGKTEVAIRAAFKAVMSGWQVAVLVPTTLLAEQHYLVFKERLAQYPIRIAMFSRFRTAAKIRKDVARLARGEIDIAIGTHRLLSKDIKYKKLGLLVIDEEHRFGVRHKDKLRQMKSNVDTLYMSATPIPRTMYMALSKLKELSLIRTSPKARLPIRTVIVPWDENVIKDAINREVDRGGQVFFVHNRVQTIESVATELRKLLPNVSFGIGHGQLPEKQLEAVTLDFAHHKFDVLIATTIIESGIDIPNANTIIVNRADMFGLAQLYQIRGRVGRSNRRAYAYLIIPPKMHDDARKRLETLIEYESLGSGYQIAMRDMELRGAGTLLGTKQSGIINSIGFNYYNRLLTKAIENIQAEKPKEEWLEEEPQNIERLRIESDHYFPESYIESEKERLEVYRKLLEFETLEEFDEIENELLDRFGKIPDQAVSALKYFRLRLLIEKTGLEALKMKNNSIIVEFNTSKMPARRLLTKFIDKFKHPVKIDAVKGFKIVFEIDDAIEDQRLLLIDESLRMAEFLYENLN, encoded by the coding sequence ATGTTTTACAATAAAATAAACAAGCTAATCGATGAATCGAAATTCCTGCGGGAATTTGATGAATTATCGCAAAATTCCGGTCTGCTGGTTCACAATCTCAATCGGTCGGCAAAATCGCTGCTGCTGGCTCGTGCGATTAATAAAACCGGCAAGAATGTGATTTTCGTGACAGCCGATGATAAAATGGCAGAAGAATATCTGGAAGATCTCGATTTGATGCTGGGCAGAGATGCCGCTTATTTTCTGCCGGATTACGAAGTACTGCCCTACGAACAACGTTCTCCGCATTATCTTATTCGTGCTCAGCGCATCGAAACTCTGACGGCTGCCGTTTCTGCCGAACCTGCTGTTTTCACAGTTTCCATTCGTTCGCTTCTGCGCAAAATTACCGCTTCAGATATTTTTGGAAAGAATATCATCACGCTGAGAAAGAATGAAGATTTCGATCCTGACGTGCTGGTTTCGGATCTGGTGGGAATGGGTTATGAAAATCAATTTCAGGTAAGTAAAGTTGGTGAAATTGCCCGTCGTGGCGGAATTATCGATGTCTTCAGTCCCAATTCCCACAAGCCTGTCCGCATCGAATTTTTTGGTGATGAAGTAGAATCGATCCGCGTATTTTCGGTCAGTTCGCAACGTTCCACCGGTGAAGAATTAAATAAGATCACGCTGATTCCTTCCCGAGAATTTTCTCTGCACGATCTCGATACATCAGAAGAAATGTGGCAACGTATTCACAAAGATGGATTTTACGAAGGAATCGAATTAGATGCCTCACTTCTGCTTTCCAAAACTGAAACTTTCCTGCAGTATTTTGATGTGGGAAATTGTCTGGTTTTCTGGGATGAATTCCAGTTTTTCCAAAGCTATTTCCAGGAAATTCTGGAAGAAACAACCGAGCTTTATCAAAAAATTCGAGCCAAATATAAAAACCGAAAAATTCCCCAACCGGAAGATATTTTTGAATCGGAAAAATTCGTTAATCAAATTTTTAAAGCATATAAAAACATTTTCCTTAATGGTTCGTTTCAGGAATTTCCGCAAATCAGCAATAAACTGGAAGCTCCGATTACAGCTCAAACCAATATGCACGGTTCGCTGGAAATCCTGGAACAGGAAATTTCTGCCAGGCTGGAACAGGATTATCACGTATTTCTGCAAAGTGATAATAAAAGTCAGAGCAAACGCATGCTGGATTTGCTGCCGCAGTTTGAAAACAAAATGGAATTCACGATTGGAGTGTTACAAAACGGTTTTAACCTGACCGATGCCAGATTAGCAGTTTTCACCGATCATGAAATTTTCAGCCGTTACAAACGCAAAAGACGACAGGCACATTTTTCCAAAGAAGAAGCTCTGGTCGATTATGAATCTTTAAAGCCGGGTGATTACGTAGTTCATATCGATCATGGAATCGGTATCTACAGCGGCTTGAAAAAGCTTACAGTTGGTGGAAATACCATCGAATGTTTGACCCTGAATTATGCCGAAAATGATGTAGTTTACGTTCCCACATTTCAGCTTTCTCTCGTTTCCAAATTTGTTTCTGAAGAAGGCATTGCTCCTTCCATTCACAAGCTCGGCAGCAAAAAATGGGAGAACACCAAGAATCGAGCTAAAAAGCAGATCGAGCTGGTAGCAGAAGATTTGATTCAACTTTATGCTGAACGCAATCTTAGACGCGGAATTGCTTTTGACAAAGATAATAACTGGCAGACTGAAATGGAAGAGTCGTTCATCTATGAAGACACGCCCGATCAAGCGATTGCTACGAAAGAGATAAAAGGCGACATGGAAGACGAAACCCCCATGGAAAGACTGCTGTGCGGTGATGTGGGTTTCGGTAAAACAGAAGTAGCGATTCGTGCTGCTTTCAAAGCTGTGATGAGCGGCTGGCAAGTTGCAGTTCTGGTTCCGACCACTCTTCTGGCGGAACAGCATTATCTGGTTTTCAAAGAGCGTTTAGCACAATATCCGATTAGGATCGCCATGTTCAGTCGTTTCCGAACTGCTGCAAAAATAAGAAAAGATGTTGCCCGACTGGCTCGCGGTGAGATTGATATTGCTATTGGAACGCATCGGCTATTATCCAAAGATATAAAATACAAAAAACTTGGATTGCTCGTTATCGATGAAGAACACAGATTTGGTGTGCGCCACAAAGATAAACTGCGCCAGATGAAATCCAACGTCGATACGCTTTATATGAGCGCTACGCCAATTCCACGTACAATGTATATGGCGCTATCCAAGCTGAAGGAACTTTCTCTTATTCGAACTTCTCCCAAAGCGCGTCTGCCCATCCGCACCGTGATAGTTCCCTGGGATGAAAATGTGATAAAAGATGCGATCAATCGCGAGGTGGATCGCGGTGGTCAGGTTTTCTTCGTTCACAATCGCGTTCAGACGATTGAAAGCGTGGCAACCGAATTACGAAAGTTATTACCGAATGTTTCGTTTGGGATCGGTCACGGACAACTTCCCGAAAAGCAGTTAGAGGCTGTAACTTTAGATTTTGCTCATCATAAATTTGATGTGCTCATAGCTACCACGATCATCGAATCCGGTATTGATATTCCAAATGCAAATACGATTATCGTAAATCGTGCTGATATGTTCGGTCTGGCTCAACTTTATCAAATTCGCGGCCGGGTGGGAAGAAGTAACCGTCGTGCCTATGCTTATCTGATCATTCCACCCAAAATGCACGATGATGCCAGAAAGCGTCTGGAAACTCTCATCGAATATGAATCGCTGGGAAGCGGATACCAGATAGCAATGCGAGACATGGAACTGCGCGGAGCCGGAACGCTGCTGGGAACCAAACAAAGCGGTATTATCAACTCAATTGGATTTAATTATTACAATCGACTTCTCACCAAAGCTATCGAAAACATTCAAGCAGAAAAACCAAAAGAAGAATGGCTGGAAGAAGAACCGCAAAACATCGAAAGATTGCGCATCGAAAGCGATCATTATTTTCCTGAAAGCTACATTGAAAGCGAAAAAGAAAGGCTGGAAGTTTATCGAAAATTGCTGGAATTTGAAACATTGGAAGAATTTGATGAAATAGAAAATGAGCTATTAGACAGGTTCGGGAAAATTCCCGATCAAGCAGTTTCTGCACTCAAATATTTCCGACTTCGTTTGCTGATAGAAAAGACAGGACTGGAAGCTTTGAAGATGAAAAATAATAGCATAATTGTTGAATTCAATACTTCCAAAATGCCTGCCAGGAGATTGCTGACTAAATTTATAGATAAGTTTAAGCATCCAGTAAAAATAGATGCAGTTAAAGGTTTCAAAATTGTTTTTGAAATTGATGATGCCATAGAAGATCAAAGACTTTTATTGATAGATGAAAGTTTGAGAATGGCAGAATTCCTTTATGAAAACTTGAATTAA
- a CDS encoding electron transfer flavoprotein subunit beta/FixA family protein, which produces MNIIVCIKQVPDTNEIKIDPETNTLIREGVESIINPFDLYAIEEALRLKEKHGGKVTAISMGPPQVEKALRDSVSLGVDEILLLTDRKFAGADSWATSLVLAEAIRKIGNYDLILFGQQAIDGDTAQVGPGVASHLGITQTGFVREIEEIAEGKMIVQRLMEDGYDRIKVSLPAALTVVKDINVPRLPSLRGKRNAKKAELKTMNADDLELNENDVGLNGSPTQVVKIFSPEMNKEVEKHDLPAEELAEILYNKLKELGK; this is translated from the coding sequence ATGAATATAATTGTGTGTATAAAACAAGTTCCCGATACAAATGAAATAAAGATCGATCCCGAAACAAATACGCTGATAAGAGAAGGCGTGGAAAGCATAATAAATCCATTTGATCTTTATGCAATTGAAGAAGCGCTGCGGCTAAAAGAAAAACACGGTGGAAAAGTGACAGCGATAAGTATGGGACCTCCTCAGGTAGAAAAAGCTCTGCGAGATTCAGTATCTTTGGGTGTGGACGAAATATTACTTCTTACCGATCGTAAGTTTGCCGGTGCAGACAGCTGGGCTACAAGCCTGGTTTTAGCAGAAGCGATCAGAAAGATAGGAAATTATGATCTGATTTTATTTGGACAGCAAGCAATCGATGGAGATACTGCCCAAGTTGGACCGGGAGTAGCTTCTCATCTGGGAATTACACAAACCGGATTTGTACGGGAAATCGAAGAAATAGCTGAAGGTAAAATGATCGTACAACGCTTGATGGAAGATGGTTACGATCGTATAAAAGTATCACTTCCTGCTGCGTTAACGGTTGTAAAAGATATCAATGTACCAAGACTTCCTTCTTTGCGCGGTAAACGCAATGCCAAAAAAGCTGAACTCAAAACCATGAATGCAGACGATCTGGAGTTAAATGAAAATGACGTTGGCTTGAATGGATCGCCAACTCAGGTAGTAAAAATATTTTCTCCTGAGATGAATAAAGAAGTAGAAAAGCATGACCTTCCTGCTGAAGAACTGGCAGAAATCTTATATAATAAATTAAAAGAATTAGGTAAATAA
- a CDS encoding DegT/DnrJ/EryC1/StrS family aminotransferase: MKVPLLDLNAQYEPILNDIRAEMEKVFATHAYKLGPQVKEFEAEMQKFCNAKHAVGCASGTDALVLALLALGIEEGDEVITTPFTFFATAGTIYRVGAKPVFVDVKEDTFNIDPEKIEPAITSQTKAIVAVHLFGQPAEMDKIMAIAKKHNLKVIEDNAQGIGAKFDGKVAGTIGDIGTLSFFPSKNLGAMGDGGMCLTNDDDLSDKLFQLRQHGENPQYYHKWVGLNSRLDTIQAAVLLVKLRSLQSWSEARQKNAEYYYKYLNDIPQIKLPVVHPKAESIFNQFTLIAEKRDELLEFLRANDIGCAVYYPLPLHLQECFSYLNHKEGDFPITEKLAKTVISIPVFSEITKEQQDFVIEKIREFYS; encoded by the coding sequence ATGAAAGTACCGCTTCTGGACCTGAATGCTCAATATGAACCGATTCTGAATGATATTCGCGCAGAGATGGAAAAAGTTTTTGCTACTCATGCTTACAAACTGGGACCGCAAGTAAAAGAATTTGAAGCAGAAATGCAGAAATTCTGTAATGCAAAACATGCAGTTGGTTGTGCTTCGGGAACCGATGCTCTTGTTCTGGCTCTTCTCGCTTTAGGAATTGAAGAAGGAGATGAAGTTATAACCACTCCATTCACCTTTTTTGCAACAGCAGGTACGATTTATCGGGTTGGAGCTAAACCGGTTTTTGTAGATGTAAAAGAAGATACTTTCAATATCGATCCCGAAAAAATAGAACCAGCGATAACCTCACAAACAAAAGCAATCGTAGCTGTTCATTTATTCGGTCAACCGGCAGAAATGGATAAGATCATGGCAATTGCCAAAAAACATAATTTAAAAGTTATCGAAGATAATGCTCAGGGAATTGGTGCAAAATTTGATGGCAAAGTTGCCGGAACTATTGGCGATATTGGTACTCTTTCCTTTTTTCCCAGCAAAAATCTGGGAGCAATGGGCGATGGCGGCATGTGTTTGACCAATGATGATGATCTTTCCGATAAACTTTTTCAACTGAGACAGCACGGCGAAAATCCGCAATATTATCATAAATGGGTTGGCTTGAACAGTCGGCTTGATACAATTCAGGCAGCAGTTTTGCTGGTTAAGTTGCGTTCTTTGCAATCATGGTCGGAAGCTCGCCAGAAGAATGCTGAATATTATTACAAATATTTAAATGACATTCCCCAGATAAAACTTCCGGTAGTTCATCCCAAAGCGGAAAGTATTTTCAATCAATTTACCTTAATAGCAGAAAAACGAGATGAATTATTAGAATTTTTAAGAGCAAACGACATCGGTTGTGCTGTTTATTATCCGCTTCCTCTGCATCTTCAGGAATGTTTCTCATATTTAAATCACAAAGAAGGTGATTTTCCAATTACCGAAAAACTAGCGAAGACTGTTATTTCGATTCCTGTGTTCTCAGAGATCACGAAAGAGCAACAGGATTTTGTGATCGAGAAGATCAGAGAATTCTATAGTTAG
- a CDS encoding DUF4282 domain-containing protein, whose product MEEKKGFLGALFDFSFSEFITTKVIKFLFILGVVISIILAIGFIVAGFNMSTALGILFLILSPLCFLIYVILIRIWLEIIIVVFKIAENTTPRI is encoded by the coding sequence ATGGAAGAAAAAAAAGGATTTTTGGGTGCATTGTTCGATTTTTCATTTTCTGAATTTATCACTACAAAAGTGATAAAATTTTTGTTCATTTTAGGTGTTGTCATATCTATTATTTTAGCGATTGGTTTTATTGTAGCCGGGTTTAATATGTCAACAGCTCTTGGAATTCTGTTTCTAATTCTGTCCCCATTGTGTTTTTTAATTTACGTTATTTTGATCCGGATCTGGCTGGAAATTATCATTGTCGTTTTCAAAATTGCTGAAAATACCACACCTCGAATTTAG
- a CDS encoding GDP-mannose 4,6-dehydratase, with protein sequence MKILITGGAGFIGSHLAEKLLKEGHEISVIDNLSTGKYSNIIHLIKNEKFNYVIDSILNRDVLEKLIKNADQIYHLAAAVGVKYIIDNPLLSLRTNIVGAENVLEFANKYKKKVLIASTSEIYGKSDKIPFKEEDDRLLGSTHISRWSYSSAKAIDEFLALAYHREKKLPVVIVRCFNTVGPRQTGQYGMVVPKFVHNALLNHPITIFGDGKQSRCFCDVCDVTDGMIKLMNTKKAEGQIFNIGNDKSISIEELAQKVKKMTNSRSKIDYVKYEDAYEEGFEDMRHRKPDLTKVQEMIGYKPKFSLDQILQRIINFFEE encoded by the coding sequence ATGAAAATATTAATAACGGGCGGAGCTGGATTTATCGGCTCTCACCTGGCAGAAAAACTGTTAAAAGAAGGTCATGAAATTTCTGTGATAGACAACCTATCCACAGGAAAATATTCTAATATTATCCATCTGATCAAAAATGAAAAGTTCAATTATGTAATCGATTCGATTTTAAATCGAGATGTTCTGGAAAAACTTATTAAGAATGCCGATCAAATCTATCATTTGGCAGCAGCAGTTGGTGTAAAATACATCATCGATAATCCGCTTCTTTCATTAAGAACGAATATTGTCGGAGCAGAAAACGTTTTGGAATTTGCCAATAAATATAAAAAGAAAGTGTTGATAGCTTCAACTTCTGAAATTTATGGCAAAAGCGATAAAATTCCCTTCAAAGAAGAAGATGACCGGTTGCTTGGCTCGACTCATATTTCCCGCTGGAGCTACAGTTCTGCCAAAGCAATTGATGAATTTCTAGCTCTGGCTTATCATAGAGAAAAGAAGTTACCTGTTGTTATTGTAAGATGCTTCAATACGGTTGGACCACGTCAGACAGGTCAATATGGCATGGTAGTTCCCAAATTTGTCCACAATGCCCTTCTCAATCATCCGATCACAATTTTTGGTGACGGAAAACAATCCCGCTGTTTCTGTGATGTTTGTGACGTAACAGATGGAATGATTAAACTAATGAACACGAAAAAAGCTGAAGGTCAAATATTTAATATTGGTAATGACAAAAGCATCTCAATCGAAGAATTAGCTCAGAAAGTTAAGAAAATGACCAACAGTCGATCTAAAATAGATTATGTAAAATATGAAGATGCTTATGAAGAAGGCTTTGAAGATATGCGTCATCGCAAACCCGATCTTACAAAAGTACAAGAAATGATAGGATACAAGCCAAAATTTTCTCTGGATCAGATTTTACAGAGAATTATCAATTTCTTCGAAGAATAG
- the lgt gene encoding prolipoprotein diacylglyceryl transferase, translating to MLQFPNIDPTILKIGSFEIRWYGVFYIVGFIVAYVFIRRHYSLKNVKLNKEEYETLLFNLMLGVIIGGRLGYVLFYNFTYYLENPLHIFTVWQGGMSFHGGAIGVIVAGLLFCKKYNRNFYVLADPVMPLVSIGLFFGRMGNFINAELYGKPTSVPWAMIFPNSDGKPRHPSQIYEALLEGILLFIITNFMFRKIKKPGIVFWTWIGLYGLFRFLVEFVREPDVHLGYVWGFMTTGQILSSFMIVSSLVAIALLIREKEDEKTEE from the coding sequence ATGTTACAATTTCCCAATATTGATCCGACGATCCTGAAAATTGGCAGCTTTGAAATCCGCTGGTACGGTGTTTTTTACATTGTCGGATTTATAGTTGCCTACGTTTTCATTCGACGTCATTATTCCCTGAAAAATGTAAAATTGAACAAAGAAGAATATGAAACCCTCTTATTTAATTTGATGTTGGGTGTTATCATCGGCGGAAGATTAGGTTATGTCTTATTTTACAATTTTACCTATTATCTGGAGAATCCTTTGCATATTTTCACGGTTTGGCAAGGCGGAATGTCATTTCATGGTGGAGCGATTGGTGTTATTGTTGCCGGATTATTGTTCTGCAAAAAATATAACAGAAATTTCTATGTTCTGGCAGACCCAGTTATGCCGCTGGTTTCTATCGGCCTCTTTTTTGGCAGGATGGGAAATTTCATCAATGCTGAACTTTATGGAAAACCAACTTCCGTGCCGTGGGCAATGATCTTCCCAAATTCCGACGGCAAACCACGTCACCCATCTCAAATTTATGAAGCTTTGTTGGAAGGCATCCTGCTTTTCATAATTACGAATTTTATGTTCCGCAAAATTAAAAAACCGGGAATTGTTTTCTGGACTTGGATCGGACTTTACGGATTATTCCGTTTTCTGGTGGAATTTGTTCGAGAACCTGATGTTCATTTAGGATATGTGTGGGGATTTATGACTACCGGACAGATCCTCAGTTCGTTTATGATAGTTTCCAGTTTAGTTGCAATTGCCTTATTGATTCGAGAAAAGGAAGATGAAAAAACTGAAGAATAG
- a CDS encoding SLBB domain-containing protein, whose amino-acid sequence MVIKKLNIIFIILGILFSLNAQYDEFDSAAMMYHVSLVGAVPNPGVFLVPPSTRVSQVIKLAEAEYLQTRMPNADRREDLDKDADLFKLRYEEYLSEDEDVALPEASQRLITIKRKEGDVKIDLAKFYTFGKSDENPYIMDGDIIFIPALQNRVEISGAVNKEGQYEIVDGDRIVDAVEFAFGTANGAFLEEVEILRFHENNRAEKLLINLKNALEDENSEDNILLQNGDHIFVRFIPDFHEKKFVKIAGEVEFPGEYLIVEGETTLLEVLEKCGIDEENADLENAFVQRPDVNIDIDPEFERLKTTPQQTMHYLEYAYFKNKTRQLKAKMSVDIQKLWNSRDEAENIVLEENDFIFIPLKSKTVYVTGQVANPGFVKIEPGLTYIDYIEKAGGMLRSARKGKTRIIKANSTLWMKPNKDLIIEEGDMIFVPEKSELDYWQLTKDTLTLISQVATLYVIILRY is encoded by the coding sequence GTGGTAATAAAGAAATTAAATATAATTTTTATTATATTGGGAATTCTATTTTCTCTGAATGCTCAATATGATGAATTTGATTCTGCCGCTATGATGTATCACGTTTCATTGGTTGGAGCGGTTCCAAACCCTGGTGTGTTTTTAGTTCCACCCTCTACGCGTGTATCGCAAGTAATAAAGCTTGCTGAAGCTGAATATTTACAAACCAGAATGCCGAATGCAGATAGAAGGGAAGACCTTGATAAAGACGCCGACCTTTTTAAACTTCGTTACGAAGAATATCTGTCTGAAGATGAGGACGTAGCTCTACCAGAAGCATCACAAAGATTAATAACAATAAAACGAAAAGAAGGTGATGTAAAAATTGATCTGGCAAAATTTTATACTTTTGGCAAATCAGATGAAAATCCCTACATAATGGACGGAGATATAATTTTTATTCCAGCTCTGCAAAACAGAGTTGAGATTTCCGGTGCTGTAAATAAAGAAGGACAATACGAAATTGTAGATGGCGATAGAATAGTTGATGCTGTTGAATTTGCTTTTGGAACTGCTAATGGTGCTTTTCTGGAAGAAGTTGAAATATTAAGATTCCACGAAAATAATAGAGCGGAAAAATTGCTCATAAATTTGAAAAATGCGCTGGAAGATGAAAACAGCGAAGACAATATTCTGCTGCAAAATGGTGATCATATTTTTGTTAGATTTATTCCTGATTTCCATGAAAAGAAATTTGTAAAAATTGCCGGAGAAGTTGAATTCCCAGGTGAATATCTCATCGTTGAAGGCGAGACAACCTTGCTGGAAGTTCTCGAAAAATGTGGTATCGATGAAGAAAATGCAGACCTGGAAAATGCCTTTGTGCAAAGACCCGATGTAAATATCGATATCGACCCTGAATTTGAAAGATTGAAAACTACTCCACAACAAACAATGCACTATCTGGAATATGCCTATTTTAAGAATAAAACCCGCCAGCTGAAAGCAAAAATGTCGGTTGATATACAGAAATTATGGAATTCCAGAGATGAAGCAGAAAATATAGTTTTGGAAGAGAATGATTTTATCTTCATTCCATTGAAGTCCAAAACAGTTTATGTGACAGGGCAAGTCGCTAATCCTGGATTTGTAAAAATAGAACCAGGCTTAACTTATATAGATTATATCGAGAAAGCTGGTGGTATGCTGAGAAGTGCCAGAAAAGGCAAAACACGCATTATAAAAGCAAATTCTACTTTATGGATGAAACCAAATAAAGATTTGATCATTGAAGAAGGTGATATGATCTTTGTGCCGGAAAAATCAGAACTCGATTACTGGCAGCTTACCAAAGACACACTAACTTTGATAAGCCAGGTTGCTACACTTTACGTCATAATTCTAAGATACTAA